A single genomic interval of Ruminococcus sp. NK3A76 harbors:
- a CDS encoding DUF6756 family protein: protein MSEQWRGVRGDIAKFCKDNNIPETQIKLLGITQWQNVYKKVLDSFVDHSYSYHNGLHWANTNNGIRRDVDMVFAFREGMPDTASYEWLERLPEIVGDQKVYLLIEESYDKYCICECDSSAVFLVINEAIYPRDYYITDKKFNWLISENHHDVVLFLGNSLNEEKIRSVCCK from the coding sequence TTGAGCGAGCAGTGGCGTGGTGTAAGGGGAGATATAGCAAAATTTTGCAAGGATAATAATATTCCCGAAACACAAATAAAGTTACTTGGGATAACTCAGTGGCAGAATGTATATAAAAAAGTTCTTGACAGCTTTGTTGACCATTCATATTCTTATCATAACGGGCTGCATTGGGCAAATACAAATAACGGCATACGCCGTGATGTGGATATGGTTTTTGCATTTCGTGAGGGAATGCCTGATACTGCATCATACGAGTGGCTTGAAAGGCTTCCTGAGATAGTCGGCGATCAAAAGGTCTACCTGCTTATCGAGGAAAGTTATGATAAGTACTGTATTTGTGAATGTGACAGTTCAGCGGTTTTTCTTGTCATTAATGAAGCGATATATCCAAGGGATTATTATATCACCGATAAAAAGTTCAACTGGCTCATATCTGAAAATCATCATGATGTTGTATTGTTTTTGGGAAACAGCCTTAATGAAGAAAAGATAAGGTCAGTCTGCTGTAAATAA
- the glpK gene encoding glycerol kinase GlpK: MKYIMSIDQGTTSSRAVIFDKGGNIVSIAQKEFTQYYTGDGYVEHDAEEIFDTQIEVCRKAMEKLGITADDIAAIGITNQRETTVVWDKNTGKPVYNAIVWQCRRTAPFCKNLESQGLTQFFSSKTGLLIDPYFSATKLRWILDNVEGAREKALAGELLFGTIDCWLIWKLSGGKCHATDYSNASRTMLFNINTLKWDNEILGLLGIPASMMPKVVDSSGIICETEGSVFGAPIVISGCAGDQQSALFGQCCFDEGDVKNTYGTGGFLLMNTGDKPVRSKSGLLTTIAWGINGKVTYALEGSVFIAGAVVKWLRDELGMVNSAPETEQLALKVDDTNGVYIVPAFVGLGAPYWDSDARGIITGLTRGANKNHIVRAALEAIAYQTCDVLEAMEKDTGSLKAIKVDGGASSNNFLMQFQADVLNRPVTRPKNVESTAFGAFLLAGLGCGYYKDIAEVTRLLGSFETFSPNIDDAKRKALLDGWAKAVQKAKSD, translated from the coding sequence ATGAAATACATCATGTCAATAGACCAGGGCACAACTTCTTCCCGTGCAGTTATCTTTGATAAGGGCGGCAATATCGTTTCTATCGCTCAGAAAGAGTTCACACAGTATTACACAGGTGACGGCTATGTTGAGCATGACGCTGAGGAGATATTCGACACTCAGATAGAGGTGTGCCGTAAAGCTATGGAAAAGCTCGGCATCACGGCTGATGATATAGCCGCTATCGGCATCACCAATCAGCGTGAAACTACCGTTGTCTGGGATAAGAACACCGGCAAGCCTGTTTATAATGCAATAGTCTGGCAGTGCAGGCGTACAGCGCCGTTTTGTAAGAATCTTGAATCACAGGGGCTTACACAGTTTTTCTCATCAAAGACAGGCCTTCTTATCGACCCGTATTTTTCCGCAACCAAGCTGCGCTGGATACTTGATAACGTAGAAGGTGCAAGAGAGAAGGCTTTGGCAGGGGAGCTTTTATTCGGAACGATCGACTGCTGGCTTATCTGGAAGCTCTCCGGCGGAAAATGCCACGCTACTGACTACTCCAATGCATCAAGAACGATGCTGTTTAATATAAATACACTAAAATGGGATAATGAGATACTTGGCCTTCTCGGTATCCCTGCGTCTATGATGCCTAAGGTCGTCGATTCGTCAGGCATCATCTGCGAAACTGAAGGATCTGTTTTCGGTGCGCCGATAGTGATATCCGGCTGTGCAGGGGATCAGCAGTCTGCACTATTCGGACAGTGCTGCTTTGATGAGGGCGATGTAAAAAACACCTACGGCACAGGCGGATTTCTGCTTATGAATACTGGCGATAAGCCTGTCCGTTCAAAGAGCGGTCTGCTCACTACTATTGCATGGGGCATAAACGGCAAGGTGACATACGCTCTTGAAGGCTCGGTGTTTATAGCAGGTGCTGTTGTCAAATGGCTTCGTGATGAGCTTGGTATGGTAAACTCAGCTCCCGAGACCGAGCAGCTGGCGCTCAAAGTTGATGATACGAACGGTGTTTATATAGTTCCTGCCTTTGTCGGGCTTGGTGCTCCTTATTGGGACAGCGATGCAAGAGGCATAATCACCGGCCTTACAAGAGGTGCCAACAAAAACCATATCGTCCGTGCAGCTCTTGAAGCAATCGCTTATCAGACCTGCGATGTGCTCGAAGCTATGGAGAAGGATACCGGCAGTCTTAAAGCTATCAAGGTCGACGGCGGTGCAAGCTCAAATAATTTCCTTATGCAGTTTCAGGCAGATGTGCTGAACAGACCTGTCACAAGGCCAAAGAATGTCGAGTCTACTGCTTTTGGCGCTTTCCTGCTTGCCGGGCTTGGCTGCGGATACTATAAAGATATTGCCGAGGTCACAAGGCTTCTTGGCAGCTTTGAGACATTCAGCCCCAATATTGATGATGCAAAGAGAAAAGCGCTTCTTGACGGCTGGGCAAAGGCGGTACAAAAAGCTAAAAGCGATTGA
- the ppk1 gene encoding polyphosphate kinase 1: MAKKYLENRELSWLKFNYRVLEEARDNSVPLLERLTFASIFLSNLDEFYRVRVGALVRQSLDDDNQREARTGLRPSTQLEKIYKRTRKLYELFDITFSDIELGLAAMGAVRKTRKTLTDGEKTYCSSFAEHELKPKLRMYENAKSFFAENGRVYYAVMCDNGIHILDYTGDHSPMIGLNVTDKAYILISELVRKYAADIVGSKPLAFCTFRVTRSAALDLDTDYMAERDRREEMRKLVLRRKKMPIVRLEICGCTDKSLKDAVCRLLRTTDDITFERVSPLDFGFVGDLRDRFKDNSSLFYKKQPPCQSPLVSRDETMMSQIEKRDILLFYPYEDIMDFVRLLDEAAADPRVKRISITLYRAASDSAIIDALCNAGKNGKDVLALVELRARFDEENNIFKAEKLEASGCRVIFGLPGIKVHSKLCLIEYTDGDETKYITQIGTGNYNEKTSRLYTDLSLMTSAQDIAADAVETFKKLEEGRLVESSDTLMISPLCLKSRIIDMMDAEITAARSGGEGYIGAKINSLTDSKVIKKLVECSQAGVKVELVVRGICCLVPGVEGKTDNIKVISIVGRYLEHARIYIFGNSSRRKVYISSADFMTRNLSRRVEAAAPIRDEEQRDRVFEYFRTELSDKVRGRVLCPDGIYRRENYDDGDKDSQQILYDLAVENEKGITSDVILEQKPVTKSEPAVQPETPAIEPKDIVEADIPQAPEPVKPDPAPAAAIPQADMPIVVTPAEPIQQPRKRGFLAWLKSIFSK, translated from the coding sequence ATGGCTAAAAAGTATCTTGAAAACCGTGAGCTTTCGTGGCTCAAATTCAATTACAGAGTGCTTGAAGAAGCAAGGGATAATTCTGTTCCGCTTCTTGAACGCCTTACATTTGCGTCTATCTTCCTTTCTAATCTTGATGAATTCTATAGGGTCAGAGTCGGTGCTCTTGTCAGACAGTCGCTTGATGATGATAACCAGCGTGAAGCAAGAACTGGTCTGCGCCCCTCGACCCAGCTTGAAAAGATATATAAAAGAACAAGAAAGCTGTATGAGCTTTTTGATATCACTTTTTCAGATATTGAGCTCGGCCTTGCAGCAATGGGCGCTGTCAGAAAGACAAGGAAGACCCTTACCGACGGTGAAAAGACCTACTGTTCGTCTTTTGCCGAACACGAGCTCAAACCAAAGCTCAGAATGTATGAGAACGCCAAGAGCTTCTTTGCTGAAAACGGCAGGGTGTATTATGCTGTTATGTGTGATAACGGTATACATATCCTTGACTATACAGGCGATCATTCGCCGATGATAGGCCTTAATGTAACAGACAAAGCCTATATACTGATAAGTGAGCTTGTAAGAAAATATGCAGCCGATATCGTTGGGAGCAAACCGTTGGCATTTTGTACATTCAGAGTTACAAGAAGTGCAGCGCTTGACCTTGATACAGACTATATGGCAGAACGTGACAGGCGTGAGGAAATGCGAAAGCTCGTTCTTCGCCGTAAAAAAATGCCGATAGTAAGGCTTGAGATATGCGGCTGTACAGATAAGTCGTTAAAAGATGCAGTTTGCAGGCTTCTCAGGACAACTGATGATATAACCTTTGAAAGAGTATCTCCGCTTGATTTTGGTTTTGTCGGTGACCTCAGAGACAGATTCAAGGATAACAGCTCGCTTTTCTATAAAAAGCAGCCGCCATGTCAGTCGCCCCTTGTAAGCAGAGATGAGACCATGATGTCTCAGATAGAAAAACGTGATATACTGCTTTTCTATCCTTATGAGGATATCATGGATTTTGTAAGGCTCCTTGACGAGGCAGCAGCCGACCCGAGGGTAAAAAGAATAAGCATTACCCTTTATCGTGCTGCATCTGATTCAGCGATAATTGATGCATTATGTAATGCCGGCAAAAATGGCAAGGACGTTCTTGCACTTGTTGAGCTGCGAGCACGTTTTGATGAAGAAAATAATATATTCAAGGCCGAAAAGCTCGAAGCATCTGGCTGCCGTGTAATATTCGGCCTCCCGGGAATAAAGGTGCATTCAAAGCTGTGTCTTATAGAATACACCGACGGCGATGAGACAAAGTATATAACTCAGATAGGTACAGGAAATTATAACGAGAAGACTTCACGTTTATATACTGATCTCTCGCTTATGACATCAGCGCAGGATATTGCCGCTGATGCTGTTGAAACGTTCAAGAAGCTCGAAGAAGGCAGGCTTGTTGAGAGCTCTGATACACTTATGATATCGCCGCTGTGCTTAAAGAGCAGGATAATCGATATGATGGACGCCGAGATAACTGCTGCCCGTTCAGGCGGTGAGGGCTATATCGGCGCTAAGATCAACTCTCTGACAGACAGTAAGGTAATTAAAAAGCTCGTCGAGTGCTCTCAGGCAGGCGTAAAGGTCGAGTTAGTCGTAAGAGGTATTTGCTGCCTTGTACCTGGTGTCGAGGGAAAGACTGATAATATAAAGGTCATCTCTATTGTCGGCAGATATCTTGAACACGCAAGGATATACATATTCGGCAACAGCTCACGCAGAAAGGTTTATATCTCATCGGCAGACTTTATGACAAGAAACCTATCACGCCGTGTTGAGGCTGCTGCTCCGATAAGAGATGAGGAGCAGAGAGACAGAGTATTTGAGTATTTCAGGACTGAGCTTTCTGATAAGGTCAGAGGCAGAGTTCTTTGTCCTGACGGGATATACCGCCGTGAGAATTATGACGACGGTGACAAGGACAGCCAGCAGATACTCTATGATCTTGCAGTCGAGAATGAGAAAGGCATTACATCAGATGTAATTCTGGAACAAAAGCCGGTTACTAAATCTGAGCCGGCCGTTCAGCCGGAAACTCCTGCTATTGAGCCAAAGGATATCGTTGAAGCTGATATCCCACAAGCTCCTGAACCCGTAAAGCCTGACCCTGCACCGGCAGCTGCTATACCGCAGGCAGATATGCCGATAGTCGTTACACCTGCAGAGCCGATACAGCAGCCAAGAAAAAGAGGCTTCTTAGCATGGCTCAAATCAATATTTTCAAAATAA
- a CDS encoding phosphatase PAP2 family protein: MNYFLNEFDILDAIYDIRCTLLDYLMHFFTLLGEAGIFWIAVVIILIAYPKTRRVGISAAAAILLEFLIVNVTLKPIIKRIRPCYANTSRTIDTIVSVPNDYSFPSGHAGASFVVSTVIARHNLKYGLISLATSVLIAFSRLYFYVHYPTDVLTGAAIGVFCGIIMDKIVIAKLKQRDERKAAEKAKAAEADSNENEDEAVTVPPTQAE, from the coding sequence ATGAATTACTTTTTGAACGAATTTGACATTCTTGATGCTATATATGACATCAGATGCACTTTGCTCGATTACCTGATGCACTTTTTCACCTTGCTTGGTGAAGCGGGCATTTTCTGGATAGCAGTAGTCATAATACTGATCGCTTACCCAAAGACACGGCGTGTCGGGATAAGCGCCGCAGCCGCTATCTTGCTTGAATTCTTAATAGTGAACGTAACGCTCAAGCCTATAATCAAAAGGATAAGACCCTGTTACGCTAATACAAGCAGAACTATTGATACGATAGTATCTGTGCCTAACGATTACTCTTTCCCCTCCGGGCACGCCGGAGCGAGCTTTGTAGTATCGACTGTCATAGCAAGGCACAACCTGAAATACGGGCTTATATCACTTGCCACATCGGTGCTCATTGCTTTTTCAAGGCTGTATTTTTACGTCCACTACCCTACCGATGTGCTGACAGGAGCTGCGATAGGAGTCTTTTGCGGTATAATAATGGACAAGATAGTGATAGCTAAGCTAAAGCAGCGTGACGAGAGGAAGGCTGCTGAAAAAGCCAAAGCTGCTGAAGCAGACAGCAATGAAAATGAAGACGAGGCAGTTACTGTTCCTCCGACACAGGCTGAGTGA
- a CDS encoding ABC transporter ATP-binding protein: MFRLARFLKHYKAQSIFGPLFKLTEAVFELLVPVVMARMIDIGVKNSDKSYIYHSGVILVVLGVLGLTASLTAQYFAARASTGFGTELRNALFKHINSLSFKELDKFGTPSLVTRMTNDCDQVQTGVNMILRLFLRSPFIVVGAVVMGLTISVKLTLIFLIASPVLAVIILLIIKKTVILYKTTQKKLDRASTLTRETLTGARVIRAFSRQADEVKDFEENSNELYIHQLIAGKISALMNPFTYIVVNLAIIAIIWYGGKSVYSGSITQGEVIALVNYMNQILLALVALANLIVIITKAQASAVRINEVFEVSTSVSDGTEIVKSDSDIAVEFKDVSFSYYSSSDDVLEHISFSVKKGETVGIIGATGSGKSTLVNLIPRFYDAVSGEVIVNGQNVKNLTLKSLRSSIGIVPQKAVLFKGTIRENMRWRDKQATDEQIEKALEISQSLDFVKEKHGYLDHKLLQGGKNLSGGQRQRLTVARALVGSPEILILDDSSSALDLATDARLRKAIRQSTDDMTVFIVSQRISSVKNADKIIVLDDGRLAGIGTHAELTSSCDVYKEICRSQGLGISEKGAM, encoded by the coding sequence TTGTTCAGGCTTGCAAGGTTTTTAAAGCATTATAAGGCGCAAAGCATATTCGGCCCTCTGTTCAAGCTGACCGAGGCTGTTTTTGAGCTGCTCGTACCTGTAGTTATGGCCAGAATGATAGACATAGGCGTTAAGAATTCTGATAAATCTTACATCTATCACAGCGGTGTAATACTCGTTGTTCTCGGTGTCCTTGGCCTTACAGCATCACTTACTGCGCAGTATTTTGCTGCAAGAGCTTCTACAGGCTTCGGAACAGAGCTTCGCAATGCCCTGTTTAAGCATATAAACTCACTTTCTTTCAAAGAACTCGATAAATTCGGGACACCATCTCTTGTGACCCGTATGACTAATGACTGTGACCAGGTACAGACCGGCGTTAATATGATACTAAGGCTGTTTCTGAGAAGCCCTTTTATTGTTGTAGGTGCTGTTGTTATGGGTCTGACTATCAGCGTCAAGCTGACGCTGATCTTTCTGATAGCTTCGCCTGTGCTTGCTGTTATAATACTGCTGATTATAAAAAAGACTGTTATTCTCTATAAGACCACTCAGAAAAAGCTCGACCGTGCATCTACCCTGACCCGTGAAACTCTTACAGGTGCAAGAGTCATAAGAGCATTTTCTCGTCAGGCTGATGAAGTCAAGGATTTTGAAGAAAACTCAAATGAGCTCTATATTCATCAGCTTATTGCCGGCAAAATATCTGCTTTGATGAATCCTTTTACTTATATTGTGGTAAATCTTGCTATTATTGCAATAATATGGTATGGCGGCAAAAGCGTTTATTCCGGCTCTATCACTCAGGGCGAGGTCATAGCGCTTGTAAACTATATGAATCAGATACTGTTGGCGCTTGTTGCCCTTGCTAATCTTATAGTTATTATCACAAAGGCTCAGGCTTCTGCTGTCAGGATAAATGAGGTATTTGAAGTATCGACTTCCGTTTCTGACGGCACGGAAATTGTGAAATCTGATTCTGATATTGCTGTGGAATTCAAAGATGTCAGCTTTTCATATTATTCATCGAGTGATGATGTGCTTGAACATATCTCATTCTCGGTCAAAAAAGGCGAAACTGTCGGTATTATCGGTGCTACTGGCTCCGGTAAATCTACTCTTGTTAATCTTATCCCGAGATTTTATGATGCAGTATCAGGTGAAGTTATCGTCAATGGACAAAACGTCAAAAACCTGACGCTTAAGTCACTTCGCAGCAGTATAGGTATAGTTCCGCAGAAAGCGGTGCTCTTTAAAGGCACTATCAGAGAGAATATGCGCTGGCGTGATAAACAGGCGACAGACGAGCAGATAGAAAAAGCACTTGAAATATCTCAGTCACTTGACTTTGTCAAGGAAAAGCACGGCTATCTTGATCACAAGCTGCTTCAGGGCGGAAAGAACCTCTCAGGCGGACAGCGTCAGAGACTTACAGTAGCACGAGCACTTGTCGGCTCACCTGAGATACTTATTCTTGATGATTCCTCATCAGCACTTGACCTTGCGACAGATGCACGGTTAAGAAAAGCTATTCGCCAGAGCACTGATGATATGACTGTCTTCATCGTTTCTCAGCGTATATCGTCTGTAAAAAACGCTGATAAGATAATAGTCCTTGATGACGGCAGGCTTGCAGGTATCGGAACGCACGCCGAGCTTACAAGCTCGTGTGATGTGTATAAAGAGATATGCCGGTCGCAGGGTCTCGGGATATCTGAAAAGGGGGCGATGTGA